One window of the Anopheles cruzii chromosome 2, idAnoCruzAS_RS32_06, whole genome shotgun sequence genome contains the following:
- the LOC128276839 gene encoding atrophin-1-like, whose product HPPFDRFSYRGRPDVLESQLVSAFRAAASLPDTETLDLRQPSLSPLDDAHQQQQHYHHHHHHQQQQQQHHHPHPLSLSDYSRKRSHRHLAELPNFFASPSHAPTGAGELGAPGAAPEPQHGARKKPKFSNAAAAAAAAVAANYYDNAYLSFEKSLRGAFGGSGDPMGVSALLDGHPAAGTLDPYGHHLLSPINYTLTAEAINRRIRSTLGLDDPTELGVPRERGTSTSAKATPEAGGGECCTTAPSPDWMRRGSSVAGPTGLVLGDPGGYGHSPVGPGTPPITAYEEHKFAAHFSPVPPAGTLHDDNNNVDKKPTFQE is encoded by the coding sequence CATCCACCGTTTGACCGCTTTTCTTATCGTGGCAGACCGGATGTGCTGGAAAGCCAGCTCGTATCCGCTTTCCGGGCGGCCGCATCACTTCCCGACACCGAAACACTGGACCTTCGCCAGCCATCGCTCTCCCCGTTGGATGACgctcatcagcagcaacaacactatcatcaccatcatcatcatcagcagcagcagcagcagcaccatcatccaCATCCGTTGTCTCTATCGGATTACTCCCGGAAGCGTTCGCACCGTCACCTCGCGGAGTTGCCCAATTTCTTTGCCTCTCCCAGCCATGCACCGACCGGTGCTGGGGAACTAGGTGCACCCGGagcggcaccggaaccacaACACGGTGCTCGCAAAAAGCCAAAATTctcgaacgccgccgccgcagcagcagcggccgttGCGGCCAACTACTACGACAATGCATATCTTTCGTTCGAGAAGAGTCTCCGGGGTGCTTTCGGGGGCTCCGGGGATCCGATGGGGGTGTCCGCACTGCTCGATGGACACCCGGCCGCCGGGACACTGGATCCGTACGGCCATCATCTGCTGAGCCCGATTAACTATACGCTCACGGCGGAAGCTATCAACCGACGGATCCGCAGTACGCTTGGACTAGACGATCCGACGGAACTGGGAGTGCCTCGGGAACGAGGCACTTCTACGTCGGCCAAGGCCACACCGGAAGCGGGTGGCGGTGAGTGTTGTACGACTGCCCCAAGTCCGGATTGGATGCGACGCGGCTCGAGTGTCGCTGGTCCAACCGGTCTGGTTCTAGGGGACCCCGGAGGTTATGGCCACAGTCCAGTCGGACCCGGCACGCCACCGATTACGGCGTACGAGGAGCACAAGTTTGCGGCTCACTTCTCTCCGGTTCCACCGGCAGGCACATTGCACgatgacaacaacaacgtggACAAGAAACCGACGTTCCAGGAGTAA
- the LOC128276850 gene encoding NACHT and WD repeat domain-containing protein 2, whose amino-acid sequence MDDRTIDTIFAGSMENLPPVSSKIVRIFTSSTFTDTTMERNNLMAKCYPRIKDYCREKHGLEFQVVDMRWGVRDEATDDHMTTELCMREIQNCQRLSMGPNFVVFLGQKYGYRPIPTYILSSELQLIRDDLASMGVDVTLLDMWYKKDSNAVPPISILQPISSILINFNNKRVPKLQAEDQAVWWDTLTKMQKLFRKGAASLFAQGKLDKDQTHNYFMSVTEREVINGVLNVKNTKNHCLAYMRYINNINLQNLKKASLYVDILNRSLDTEACKLLADLRDVRVPNRIEVTNIQKYTIEWIGREGLDVDTHEEYLNHFITHFYKNIVKLVDRAMRKEDSSAQGQIVTEILQHLHACNNSVKVFYGREEQLLRIESHMLGDSEKPIVLFGEGGCGKTSLLAKSAALVTNDWFAKVRPICIIRFLGTTPDSSALTPTLISICQQISYNFMLPFDQIPDDLVPLTAHFKQLLTYANPQQPLVLFLDSVDQLTGAQDANKVSWLPTRLPPYCKIIVSCAAEESNPVVSQEYHILRRMIDVEENFIEVTALGEELAMNVIKMWMRTACRDLTNYQWRLVANAIGKCSLPIFVKLVFAEICRWRSFTRPQDTHLASTVMDSIMMLFERIEKQHGRILVFHALAYITAAKSGLSESELEDLISLDDRVLDDVYQYHLPPVRRIPPLLWTRIRNDLPNYLSEREADGVNVMNWYHRQFRDTAKERYFKNMNMAIYFHSMIADYYLGIWGGKPKPFKYTEIQRHRFGLTDKEGIADRKVPVQPLVFTNKEGKVTRYNLRKFGELPFHLVRSRRFTDLYENVLFNYDWLHAKLSSCPLQAVLADFEDASINIDDKEARRELMLVADALRLGGAILGIYPNMLAAQLIGRLLPEIGGNPNIKMLLEACDKSGPKDSALIPLNHCLHTPGGPLKYSLEGHQFAVFGFCLTSDYRYMVSISTRFITWDLSTSDLTRDVNPGMEGIMQQLVLSPDNKWAAAYTNNSQSVLLNMLSSEFSIIENPFEATEPVTGLYLLNKNLYLHTHQKYAEYDMRGNLLRQEELQDVGEGWELLYMELTSFENFYAILWSGAINDTRLMLWTQRETVATIPPVTLHSAITMKKDRSTMYCCSQQGLYQVSEFIFESVEDEATGAINAYWSHVRDLPRYENDEKEMLLQLKLDQDDRFLLASTANGFVVWDFNGGEGEEPISQEAIYLALPHGVRNISTKMTQSNSVMISSKVDYAVAGVRKNLYVWSVTSRALLKVLDAHFGRIIQLEALTIGAWNSVITSSIDRSVKIWNINNIFEQVHVIDRHELQIDSISLSENGELAVTVTRGCVGVWEIRTGRLLSKLADSPLGAIVTHAEITPNGRYIVSSETGKILVWNRVTEQVLARDTQPGIQQINFLEGGEKYLTVSCPQASSGGGSGGGSGPGGAGASGSADDPGIQAHAIVRSLPDGAIVFSYDYPVRLVPGLPFRCAVLSADGLHILCSSTDKNGKDAIAVFAASNGQFLHKISLRTCNIKEIASLLPLPHKPTQVAVLTNEKGSIMDIKTKKHVRSIPKWSGTCTTDGKFGLYAPSRGGLELLELKKGSTVKTFIPKVAEGVFTVICMFTSTDEYVLYYHSGRKTLRVFRTNDAEMIANYRMQAELTAIRSTSDGRSLVLGTVDGCISVLAIADPKKEEMQQFLKNLPSRDANWKKKLAKQKASARFKAAMRLASISTRFGTPIDDEDDDVEDEAAGAREQTKDKAVVDGTPEPVAEESAADEEEQE is encoded by the exons ATGGATGACCGTACGATTGACACCATTTTTGCCGGTTCGATGGAGAACCTGCCACCGGTTAGCTCGAAAATTGTGCGCATCTTCACCAGCTCCACGTTCACAG ATACGACCATGGAACGAAACAATCTGATGGCCAAGTGTTATCCCAGGATCAAGGATTACTGTCGCGAAAAGCACGGCCTAGAGTTCCAG GTAGTGGACATGCGATGGGGTGTCCGGGATGAGGCCACGGACGATCACATGACCACCGAGCTGTGTATGCGCGAGATCCAGAACTGTCAGCGGCTGTCGATGGGTCCGAACTTTGTCGTGTTCCTGGGCCAAAAGTACGGCTACCGGCCCATCCCGACGTACATTCTGTCCTCGGAGCTCCAGCTGATCCGCGACGATCTGGCCTCGATGGGCGTGGACGTGACGCTGCTGGACATGTGGTACAAAAAGGATAGCAACGCTGTGCCACCGATTTCGATCCTCCAACCGATTTCCTCCATTTTGATCAACTTTAATAACAAG CGTGTTCCCAAACTGCAAGCCGAAGATCAAGCCGTCTGGTGGGATACGCTGACCAAGATGCAGAAGCTGTTCCGCAAGGGAGCGGCCTCTCTGTTTGCCCAAGGCAAGCTGGACAAAGATCAAACGCACAACTACTTCATGTCGG TCACCGAACGAGAAGTCATCAACGGGGTGCTGAACgtgaaaaacacgaaaaaccaCTGCTTGGCGTACATGCGttacatcaacaacatcaatcTGCAGAACCTGAAGAAGGCATCGCTTTACGTGGACATCCTGAACCGCAGTCTCGACACGGAGGCATGCAAGTTGTTGGCGGACCTGCGCGATGTCCGTGTCCCGAACCGGATCGAAGTGACCAATATCCAAAAATACACAATCGAATGGATTGGGCGCGAGGGATTGGATGTGGACACGCACGAGGAGTATCTGAACCACTTCATCACCCACTTCTACAAGAACATCGTCAAGCTGGTGGACCGCGCGATGCGCAAAGAGGACTCCAGCGCCCAGGGCCAGATAGTGACGGAGATCCTGCAGCATCTGCACGCCTGCAACAACTCGGTGAAGGTGTTTTACGGTCGCGAAGAGCAGCTACTGCGCATCGAAAGCCACATGCTGGGGGACAGCGAAAAGCCGATCGTCCTGTTCGGTGAGGGAGGCTGCGGCAAGACGTCGCTGCTGGCGAAGAGTGCCGCCCTCGTGACGAACGATTGGTTCGCGAAGGTGCGCCCAATCTGCATCATCCGCTTCCTCGGCACGACGCCCGACTCGAGCGCCTTGACGCCGACGCTCATCTCCATCTGTCAGCAGATTTCGTACAACTTTATGCTGCCCTTCGACCAGATCCCGGACGATCTCGTGCCGCTGACGGCACACTTTAAGCAGCTGCTGACGTACGCCAACCCGCAGCAACCGCTGGTACTGTTCCTCGACTCGGTCGACCAGCTGACCGGGGCGCAGGACGCGAACAAAGTGTCCTGGCTACCGACCCGGTTGCCACCGTACTGCAAG ATTATAGTATCGTGCGCGGCCGAAGAATCAAACCCGGTCGTGTCGCAGGAGTACCACATCCTGCGGCGCATGATCGACGTGGAAGAGAACTTTATCGAGGTGACGGCACTGGGCGAAGAACTGGCAATGAACGTCATCAAAATGTGGATGCGTACGGCCTGCCGCGATCTGACCAACTACCAATGGCGTCTGGTGGCGAACGCAATCGGCAAGTGTTCGCTACCGATCTTCGTGAAGTTAGTCTTTGCGGAAATTTGTCGCTGGCGTAGCTTCACCCGGCCCCAAGACACTCACCTGGCATCGACCGTAATGGACAGTATAATGATGCTGTTCGAGCGCATCGAAAAGCAGCACGGTCGGATACTGGTGTTTCACGCTTTGGCTTACATCACCGCCGCCAAATCGGGGCTATCCGAGAGCGAGCTCGAGGACCTGATCTCGTTGGACGATCGCGTGCTGGACGACGTCTACCAGTACCACCTGCCGCCGGTGCGGCGCATACCGCCCCTACTGTGGACGCGCATCCGGAACGACTTGCCGAACTACCTGAGCGAGCGGGAGGCGGACGGCGTGAACGTGATGAACTGGTACCACCGGCAGTTCCGGGACACCGCCAAGGAGCGCTACTTCAAGAACATGAACATGGCCATCTACTTCCACTCGATGATCGCTGACTACTACCTCGGCATCTGGGGTGGCAAACCGAAACCCTTCAAGTACACCGAGATCCAGCGACACCGGTTCGGGCTGACGGACAAGGAGGGCATCGCCGACCGGAAGGTGCCGGTCCAGCCGCTCGTCTTCACCAACAAGGAGGGTAAGGTGACGCGCTACAACCTGCGCAAGTTTGGCGAGCTACCGTTCCACCTGGTCCGGTCGCGGCGCTTCACCGACCTGTACGAGAACGTCCTGTTCAACTACGATTGGCTGCACGCCAAGCTGTCCAGCTGTCCGCTGCAGGCCGTGCTGGCGGACTTTGAGGATGCGTCGATCAACATCGATGACAAGGAGGCACGGCGCGAgctgatgctggtggcggACGCGCTCCGGCTCGGCGGCGCCATCCTGGGCATTTACCCCAACATGCTGGCGGCCCAGCTGATCGGACGTCTGCTGCCCGAAATTGGGGGCAATCCGAACATCAAGATGCTGCTCGAGGCGTGCGATAAGTCGGGACCGAAAGACTCGGCCCTCATTCCCCTTAATCACTGTCTCCACACACCCGGAGGTCCGCTGAAG TACTCCCTAGAAGGACATCAATTTGCCGTTTTCGGGTTCTGTCTGACGAGCGACTACCGGTACATGGTGTCGATTTCGACTCGCTTCATCACCTGGGACCTTTCGACTTCCGATCTGACCCGCGACGTGAATCCGGGCATGGAAGGCATCATGCAACAGTTGGTTCTTAGCCCGGACAACAAGTG GGCCGCCGCGTACACCAACAACAGTCAGAGCGTGCTGCTCAACATGCTATCGAGCGAATTCAGCATCATCGAGAATCCGTTTGAGGCGACAGAACCCGTCACCGGACTTTACCTGCTCAACAAGAACTTGTATCTGCACACGCACCAAAAGTACGCCGAGTACGACATGCGGGGTAATCTGTTGCGCCAGGAGGAACTTCAAGACGTCGGCGAAGGATGGGAACTGTTGT ACATGGAGCTCACGTCGTTCGAAAACTTCTACGCCATCCTGTGGTCCGGGGCGATTAACGATACGCGGTTGATGCTGTGGACGCAGCGCGAAACGGTCGCCACGATTCCGCCGGTTACACTGCATAGTGCGATCACGATGAAGAAGGATCGCAGCACGATGTACTGCTGCTCACAACAGGGCTTGTATCAG GTGAGCGAGTTCATTTTCGAGTCCGTCGAAGATGAGGCAACCGGCGCGATAAACGCTTACTGGAGTCACGTCCGCGATCTGCCACGGTACGAAAATGATGAGAAGGAGATGCTGCTACAGCTGAAGCTGGACCAGGACGATCGGTTTCTGCTGGCCAGCACCGCCAACGGGTTCGTTGTGTGGGACTTTAACGGAGGCGAGGGCGAAGAACCGATCTCGCAGGAGGCGATCTATCTGGCACTGCCGCACGGCGTGCGCAACATCTCCACCAAGATGACCCAGTCGAACTCGGTTATGATTAGCTCGAAGGTCGACTACGCGGTGGCGGGCGTGCGGAAGAATCTGTACGTGTGGAGCGTCACGAGCCGGGCGCTGCTGAAGGTGCTGGACGCACACTTTGGACGCATCATTCAACTGGAGGCACTCACGATCGGCGCGTGGAACAGCGTGATCActtcgtcgatcgatcgctcggtaAAGATCTGgaacatcaacaacatcttCGAGCAGGTGCACGTGATCGACCGTCACGAGCTGCAGATCGACAGCATCAGTCTGTCGGAGAACGGGGAGCTCGCGGTGACGGTTACGCGGGGTTGCGTTGGCGTGTGGGAGATCCGCACCGGTCGGCTGCTCTCCAAGCTGGCCGACAGTCCGCTCGGGGCCATCGTGACGCACGCCGAAATTACGCCCAACGGACGCTACATCGTGTCGTCGGAGACGGGCAAGATCCTGGTGTGGAACCGGGTCACCGAGCAGGTGCTGGCCCGTGACACCCAGCCCGGCATCCAGCAGATTAACTTCCTCGAGGGTGGCGAAAAGTATCTGACCGTTTCCTGCCCGCAGGCCTCGAGTGGTGGTGGCTCGGGCGGTGGCTCCGGCCCAGGCGGAGCGGGGGCTTCGGGATCGGCGGACGACCCCGGCATTCAGGCGCACGCGATCGTGCGTAGTCTGCCCGACGGAGCGATCGTGTTTTCGTACGATTACCCGGTCCGGCTGGTACCGGGATTACCGTTCCGCTGCGCAGTCCTTTCGGCCGACGGATTGCACATTCTATGCTCGTCGACCGACAAGAATGGTAAGGACGCGATTGCGGTGTTTGCGGCCTCGAACGGCCAGTTCCTGCACAAGATCTCGCTCCGGACGTGCAACATCAAGGAGATTGCGTCGCTGTTGCCGCTACCCCACAAACCGACCCAGGTGGCCGTGCTCACCAACGAGAAGGGCAGCATCATGGACATCAAGACGAAGAAGCACGTCCGGTCGATCCCGAAGTGGAGCGGCACCTGCACCACGGACGGCAAGTTCGGACTGTACGCACCGTCCCGCGGGGGTCTCGAGTTGCTCGAGCTGAAAAAGGGTTCGACGGTGAAAACTTTCATCCCCAAGGTGGCCGAGGGTGTGTTTACGGTGATCTGCATGTTTACCTCGACGGACGAGTACGTGCTGTACTACCACAGTGGCCGCAAGACGTTGCGGGTTTTCCGCACGAACGATGCCGAAATGATCGCCAACTACCGGATGCAGGCGGAACTGACGGCGATTCGGAGCACCTCGGACGGGCGCAGCCTCGTGCTGGGCACGGTCGACGGCTGTATCTCCGTGCTGGCGATCGCGGATCCGAAGAAGGAAGAGATGCAACAGTTCCTCAAGAACCTTCCATCGCGCGATGCTAAC TGGAAAAAGAAGCTGGCCAAGCAGAAAGCGTCGGCCCGGTTCAAGGCCGCGATGCGATTGGCGTCCATTTCCACGCGCTTCGGCacaccgatcgacgacgaggatgacgacgtCGAGGATGAAGCAGCAGGCGCACGAGAACAGACCAAGGACAAGGCAGTCGTTGAtggaacaccggaaccggttgcggAAGAGAGTGCAGCAGATGAAGAGGAGCAGGAATAA